Proteins encoded together in one Gadus chalcogrammus isolate NIFS_2021 chromosome 18, NIFS_Gcha_1.0, whole genome shotgun sequence window:
- the foxl3 gene encoding forkhead box L3, translating into MFDNSQYPYNCFNYDGDGYPSSSTDEEKKMCRPAYSYIALIAMAIQQSPEQRVTLSGIYEFIMRRFPYYRSNQRAWQNSIRHNLSLNSCFIKVPRTEGNEKGKGNFWTFATGCESMLDLFENGNFRRRRRRRNIKIGFRDPGEPAFPRAEAHGSRQLGRPPPPPPPPPPPLPRPDPTLCPSTGPDTNAPALNSGRGKPEPEIKFSIDYILSTPAPPPLPGFRPPRVGVHIGAPGPPIHMLEPQHLNLHFWSL; encoded by the exons ATGTTTGATAATTCTCAGTATCCGTACAATTGTTTTAACTATGACGGAGACGGGTACCCGTCCTCCAGCACGGATGAGGAGAAGAAGATGTGCAGGCCCGCTTACAG ttaCATCGCCCTGATAGCCATGGCCATCCAGCAGAGCCCGGAGCAGCGGGTCACCCTGTCAGGGATCTACGAGTTCATCATGCGGCGCTTCCCCTACTACCGCTCCAACCAGCGGGCCTGGCAGAACTCCATCAGACACAACCTGTCCCTCAACAGCTGCTTCATCAag GTTCCACGGACGGAGGGTAACGAAAAGGGCAAGGGGAACTTCTGGACCTTCGCCACGGGCTGTGAGTCCATGCTGGACCTGTTTGAGAACGGAAACTTCCggcgtcgccgccgccgccggaacATCAAGATCGGCTTCCGGGACCCAGGCGAACCAGCCTTCCCCCGAGCCGAGGCCCACGGCAGCCGGCAGCTCGGAcgcccgcctcctccacctccgcctccacccccgcccctgcccagaccagaccccacACTCTGCCCCTCAACGGGGCCCGACACCAACGCCCCGGCCCTCAACTCGGGTCGGGGGAAACCGGAGCCGGAGATCAAGTTCAGCATCGACTACATCCTGTCTAcgcccgccccgcccccgctgCCGGGGTTCAGACCCCCGCGCGTTGGCGTTCACatcggggccccggggccccccatACACATGCTGGAGCCGCAGCACCTCAACCTCCACTTCTGGTCCCTGTGA